In Fibrobacter sp. UWB10, a single window of DNA contains:
- a CDS encoding thrombospondin type 3 repeat-containing protein — protein MKKLFAALCLLAVSAFAQVGIVKSTSGIHAPSARTLPQGFLYISGSFEMVSDGNPLSMEGGYTNADGEFVSLGKDTPSNDETFFFSFSVLDNLELGLSLPFHYDGTIHKTDLDGAGFGDLRFSIKGSIPVYEWFYLGISSDFLFPTGSKTKGFRPRHRWYIKSDDKAYAYTADDFAIDLNLHLSFDIEDLLTINSYVGVLNDFGDKEKYILWGAGFNIFPQKIVTAIFEASGETPMRESPQGNSLLYGPLRLTPGLRVHLPYEYYLTLSGDVGFHYFNKLDTDDALSVNLQSGKENLHYTMTGSPEVGIAITLSKVIDFSWNDNDNDGVIDRKDMCPNTLNGQIVNSRGCPVDEDQDGVLNIVDLCPGTPEGILVDYTGCPLDQDGDGIADYNDVCPNTPSGFAVDSLGCTFDTDGDGIDNNNDKCPSTPRGESVGKDGCPLDQDNDGIPNHVDQCPDTPEGISIDKNGCPLDFDGDGVPDDIDKCPNSMLGETVGESGCPLDSDNDGVPDTKDDCAETPEGVTVNIHGCRIDQDGDGVFDEDDKCPGSPEGAPIDSLGCPLDSDHDGVADWADQCPGTALNMFIDNSGCPTNQRHNFNVFAKHIHFKGSQDTVLVNSSYTSLNDIVHYMRQYPMNLEIQCSASDVSADRAEQVSNERAEFIYNYLVKKGIREDRLKFKGFGKKLPPTLTQKNGSTDVVRFIPSPENSKQ, from the coding sequence ATGAAGAAGCTCTTTGCCGCATTATGTCTACTCGCGGTTTCTGCCTTTGCACAGGTGGGAATCGTAAAATCGACTAGCGGCATTCACGCGCCCTCGGCAAGAACTCTTCCGCAAGGATTCCTTTACATTTCGGGTTCGTTCGAAATGGTCAGCGACGGAAACCCCTTGAGCATGGAAGGCGGCTACACGAATGCCGACGGAGAATTTGTTTCTCTCGGCAAAGATACTCCTTCGAACGACGAGACCTTCTTTTTTAGTTTTTCTGTACTGGACAACCTTGAACTCGGACTTTCATTACCGTTCCATTACGACGGCACTATCCACAAAACAGATCTAGACGGAGCCGGATTCGGAGACCTTCGCTTTTCCATAAAAGGTTCCATCCCGGTCTACGAATGGTTTTATCTAGGCATTAGCAGCGATTTTCTTTTCCCGACTGGTTCCAAGACAAAAGGATTCCGCCCGAGACATCGTTGGTACATCAAGTCCGACGATAAAGCCTACGCCTACACTGCTGATGACTTTGCCATAGATTTAAACCTTCACCTTTCCTTCGATATCGAAGACCTTCTGACCATAAACAGTTACGTCGGCGTTCTGAACGATTTCGGAGACAAAGAAAAATATATTCTCTGGGGCGCAGGCTTCAACATCTTCCCCCAGAAAATTGTGACGGCCATTTTCGAAGCTTCGGGCGAAACACCCATGCGTGAATCCCCGCAAGGAAACAGCCTTCTTTATGGTCCTTTAAGGCTGACTCCGGGCTTGCGCGTACACCTGCCTTACGAATACTACCTTACGCTTTCGGGTGATGTCGGATTCCACTACTTCAATAAACTTGACACCGATGACGCTCTCTCCGTGAACCTGCAATCGGGCAAAGAAAACCTGCATTACACAATGACAGGATCGCCCGAAGTCGGAATCGCAATCACATTAAGCAAGGTGATTGACTTTAGCTGGAATGACAACGACAACGACGGCGTTATCGACCGTAAGGACATGTGCCCGAACACGCTTAACGGACAAATTGTGAACTCACGTGGTTGCCCCGTTGACGAAGACCAGGACGGAGTCTTGAACATCGTCGACTTGTGTCCGGGCACCCCTGAAGGGATTCTTGTGGATTACACCGGCTGCCCGTTGGATCAAGATGGTGACGGCATTGCTGATTATAATGACGTTTGCCCCAACACCCCAAGCGGTTTCGCTGTAGACTCTCTGGGATGTACATTCGACACCGATGGCGACGGCATTGACAACAATAACGACAAATGCCCAAGTACACCTCGCGGCGAATCCGTTGGAAAAGACGGCTGCCCATTGGACCAGGATAACGATGGTATTCCCAACCATGTCGACCAATGCCCCGACACGCCCGAAGGAATTTCAATCGACAAAAACGGTTGCCCCCTCGACTTTGACGGAGACGGAGTCCCCGACGACATAGACAAATGCCCCAACAGTATGCTCGGCGAAACCGTTGGCGAATCGGGCTGTCCGCTTGATTCAGACAATGACGGTGTGCCCGACACAAAAGACGACTGCGCAGAAACGCCCGAAGGCGTCACAGTAAATATTCACGGTTGCCGTATAGACCAAGACGGCGACGGAGTCTTTGACGAAGACGACAAGTGCCCGGGTTCGCCTGAAGGCGCCCCGATTGACAGTCTCGGCTGCCCGCTCGATTCTGACCATGACGGCGTTGCAGACTGGGCTGACCAATGCCCGGGAACAGCCCTGAACATGTTTATCGACAATTCCGGCTGTCCGACAAACCAGAGGCACAACTTCAACGTATTCGCAAAGCATATCCACTTTAAAGGCAGTCAAGACACCGTGCTTGTGAATTCGAGCTACACATCGCTAAACGATATCGTGCACTACATGCGCCAATACCCCATGAACCTGGAAATCCAGTGTTCTGCAAGCGATGTCTCGGCCGACAGAGCCGAACAGGTCTCTAACGAACGCGCCGAATTCATCTACAATTATCTGGTCAAGAAAGGTATCCGCGAAGACCGCCTCAAGTTCAAGGGATTCGGTAAAAAATTGCCGCCAACCCTCACGCAAAAGAACGGCAGCACCGATGTTGTGCGCTTTATTCCTTCGCCCGAGAATTCGAAGCAATAG